One Mus pahari chromosome 10, PAHARI_EIJ_v1.1, whole genome shotgun sequence genomic window, TCTAATGGCCTCAAgccctgtcttctcttttctctaccaGGGATTGACCAAGGAAGGTGAAAAGACCAGTTATGTCCTGAGTGAGAGGCTGCGAGCGTCAGACCCTCGGAGGTGAGCATTCATTTACACGGACGTGTGCATATAAATGAAAATCGTAATATTTCCTTTCTAGTGGCAAATATaaaagaacatggagaaattaatTATTCCTATTATCCTTCTACCAGGGGTGACCAttctttagttagtttgtttgtttgggggttttttgtgtgtttgttttttgagacagggtttctctgtgtaaccctggctgtcctggaactcactctgtagaccaggctggcctcgaactcagaaatccacctgcctctgcctcctgagcgctgagattaaaggcgtgcgccaccactgcccggcagggaTGACCATTCTTATCATCTCCATCTCATAATCTCAAGATTTCTTTGAGCAGAAGCACGTTTTACTAGATGAAAATTATTTCTCTGATATTTTACACCTACCTTTTACATTCCATTATTTCATATTGAGAGAGCATCTATACTATACCATGAAAAGCTAAGATACTAGGTTTGACTGcttgttgttattatttgttgtttttttgttttgttttgtttgaaacaggatccCATcctatagccctagctgtcctagaactcactgtgtagaccatgttggccttgaactcacaaagatctacttacttcctcccaagtgctgggattaaagttgggTGCTACCGTGCATGATTATTGCTGTGTATATTTAactgtgcatgtttgtttgtttgttttctttggtttggtttagttttttgagacaaggtttctctgtgtagccctggctgtcctggaactcgctctgtagaccagagcctcagactcatagatccatctgcctctgtcctgcctctcaagtgttaggattaaaaagGCCTCTGCCACCACTGCACATTAACTGTACATTGTTTCAGATTCCTCCAACTCTGTGAATATGGTAAGGTGGCTTTGAAGGGCAGACGGAAATAGTCATAAAATTATGAAACTGCTGAAGATTCTGGAAGAACAGACTGAGGACTCCATTGCCAGACTAGGAGGGCTGGAGTCGGAAAGGCTACCCTTTCCTGAGTTTAGCTCTGGCAGAGGAACCTGCTGCCTCCAGGAACTGGTGTCCTGTGTTAGCTAGTGGAACTTGGGACTGAAAGTCAACTTTGGAAGAGCCAAACATGTTTGCTGTGCAGCAAGGGCTTTAAGACCAAGAGTACTTTGTACAGACAGCCTTGGAAATATAAAGCTAAACAACAGTACAGCACATAGAAATCCAAACTTAGCCATAGCAGAACACTCCTCAGCAGGACATAGGTTTGAACTGGTATTTCTACTGTGATCCTCCCACACCTAAACCTGATATCTCCTGGGTTCCACTGGGAAGTGGGTCCTGGGCATAAATAGGGGGTGAGCAACTGAATGCCTGCTACTTGCACTCTTGTCAAGTTCCCAGCATCTTCTGCCAGTCCACTGGCCTGAGACTGCCTCTCTATATTTATAGCTTGACTCTCTATGTGGAAGTTGCCTGCAATGGGCTTCTGGGGGCCGGGAAGGGAAGCATGATTGCAGCCCCTGACCCAGAGAAGATGTTCCAGCTGAGCCAGGCTAAACTGGCTGTGTTCCACCGGGATGTCCACAATCTCTTGGTTGACCTGGAGCTGTTGCTGGGTGTGGCCAAGGTActggagccccacccccatccatatCCCTGCTCCAGGCATATTGTTTCTTGGGTCAGATCGCTGGAACTCTGGGAATCTTGAGTTGGGGCACCAACAGGAGTAAAGGGTTAGAAGTGGGGAACTTTGCTGAGAACCCTTGAGAGACCGGCTAGAGCCTTGCTATAGTAGTGCTTGAGAAGTCTTTAAAGTATAGAACCCTGATGCAGGGCCTTGGGGAGGACAACCAGCGCAGCTTCCAGGCCCTGCACACAGCCAACCAGATGGTGAACATATGTGACCCTGCTCGGCCTGAGACTTACCCAGCAGCCAAAGCCCTGGCCTCAAAGTTCTTTGGCCAACATGGAGGTGAAAGCCAGCATACCATCCATGCCATGGGGCACTGTCACATTGATACAGGTAAAGCACCACTGTTTGTTAGGGCGCCAGGTGCCCTTAAAGCCTTGGGTGTGGCTGAAACCTGCAGTATGATCCTTGGTAATCTTTGGCCTTCTGGACCTTATTTTTCCCCTTGTGTAAAATGAATCAGGGGCATTGGATCATGGGCTCTGTTGGCTTTGGCTTGCTTATTCTTCCAACAAAATCTGATAGCTCACGAGGCCCTGTGGCAGACACTGGATAGGTAGCATTGTGGAGACTGGTGACCGCAGAGTGGCCAGGTGTGGGGATGCTGTATATGAGACTTGGGGCCAGAAGAGGTATTTCACCCAGCTACATTAGGGAGTCTGAGATTTCCTAGCAAAGTGACATTTGATTTAAGTGACAATGAGTAGTTGAGTGAGTTGACACAGGGACCCCCTAAGCACAGGGACCAGGTCAGGTGTTCAGCTTTGAACCCCAGTTTGTAAGATTCTTGAGAGTTTTGGGTTCTTTGTTTGCTCATTGTTACTGTGCCTAAGTCCAGGCCTTTGCTATCTACGTAGTACTGGTAGGTTTTGAACTGACAGCAGTCCTCTagttcagcttcctgaatgctggattacaggtgtgagccactacacTGAAATGTGTGGTTTGTAGCCAGCTCCTTGCTGTACTGATTCAGATGCGGCTAAGGTTTCTGACCATGGAACAAGGGCTGATAATGTTAGACCTGAGGCCTAGAGGCCAGGAGCAACTGGAGGTCATCCAACTTGCCCAGATAAGCCCACACTATGCCTCGTTCTAGTACCTCTGTCTCTGGGGAATCTGAGCTTTCATGGAAGGCTTGTCCTGGTACCTGTGTCCTGGCTGTTGGTCTCAGTCCTTCCTGCCCAACCAGCTTCTCCTACCTTGCAGGAGGGACATGAAGTAACAGCGCAAGAGGGGCACCACATAGGTTTGCAGGGTAGACCTAGACGAGAAGGGGGCTGGGCTGACCCACTGGAGCCTTAGGCCGGGTCTGTCAGGGTTTGGGTGCAGGGGAGGGCTGCTGATCTCTAAAGAGCAGGAACCTTGTTATCTTCTcactctgccccccacccccagcctggctTTGGCCCTTCAAGGAGACTGTGAGGAAATGTGCCCGGAGCTGGTCGACGGCTGTGAAGCTCATGGAGCAGAACACCGAGTTTGTCTTTGCCTGCTCtcaggtcagagggcagctgtgTGGAGCAGATGGGCCCAAAGTGGGGACTTCAAAGACCAAGAGTGCCCCTTACCTTTAGCTACCCCCAGAGCCACCGGATGCTTGACCGTGAGTAGTGTCCTTTTTGCTCCTGGCCCAACTCCCAACTCATGTTCCCCACAGGCACAACAGCTTGAGTGGGTCAAGAGCCAGTACCCTGGTCTGCATGCCCGGCTCCAGGAGTTTGCCTGCCGAGGACAGTTTGTGCCTGTGGGGGGTACCTGGGTAGAAATGGTAAGTGCCCATCCCTGGTACTATCCTCCAGCAGCTAGTCAGTTGGGCCTGAAATGAGCAAGACGGGCCTCTTCCTGGAGTTATAACCCTGTGTTAGCGCACCCATTGCACCTCACAACAGAGTGAAGTTGGCCCAGGGTCCTACCTGCGTCTAGTCTGGTGCTAACTCCAGCTGTCTTGCtgtcccatcccccaaccccaacaGGATGGGAACCTACCCAGTGGAGAGGCCATGGTGAGGCAGTTCCTGCAGGGCCAGAACTTCTTTCTGCAAGAGTTTGGGAAGATGTGCTCTGAGGTAGTCTGGGAGCTGGCACACCAGGCTATCCACAGGGGACACGGGGACTTGGCCCACATGCAGAGGGCTGAGGCAGCTCCAATGAGAGCTGAGAGCCTTATCCCCGCAGTTCTGGCTGCCAGACACGTTTGGCTACTCAGCACAGCTCCCCCAGATCATGCAAGGCTGTGGCATCAAGCGCTTCCTGACACAGAAGCTGAGCTGGAACTTAGTCAACTCCTTCCCAGTAAGCAAGCCCCTGGGGGTCGGGGTTACAGGGGCTGGATCCCACTTGGCCCACTCACCCCTTTCCAGAGTGTGGTAGGCCTGTGCTTGGGTCACAGCTAACATGGATGTGGATCGACATCACCCCAGGCCTGACTCTAGCCTctgccctgcctgtctctgccggtAGCACCATACCTTTTTCTGGGAGGGGCTGGatggctcccgagtgctggtccACTTCCCACCTGGAGACTCATATGGAATGCAGGGCAATGTGGAGGAGGTGAGGGGACACGGGATGCTGGGCTTTTCAGAGAGGGCTGGGTGTCTTGTCCTAGGCTGACATGTCCCTACCTGTCTAGGTGCTCAAGACTGTGACCAACAACCGGGACAAGGGGCGGACCAACCACAGTGGCTTCCTCTTCGgctttggggatgggggaggtggcCCCACACAGACCATGTTGGACCGATTGAAGCGGCTGAGCAACACTGACGGGCTGCCCAGGTCAGGCCTGAGCCAGCATCAGCCCTGGACTCTCAAGCCACATTCATGTAGCTGTGCCCTCGAGCCCTTGCCTTAAGCCTGCCCTTTGTTTATATATGAAGTTTGACTCCTGCACTGGACCTTGTATTTCTCAATCCTGACCCATCATCTTCCAAACTTCCTCCTTGGGGATATGGTGCAGGGAAATCCTGAGGTAGAAAGAGGCTTGAGGCCAACACAGTGCAGCTCTATATTTAGGGAACTGGCTAGGGAGTGGCTTCTTCGCTGGGGCCTCTGGCCTGCACTGTAGACAAAAGGCAAACTACAGGGCTCCCAGCTGGGAGTCCAGGCTCATGGTCTTCCTCAGGGTGCAGCTGTCTTCTCCTGACCAGCTCTTCACAGCACTGGAGAGAGACTCAGGACAGCTGTGCACATGGGTTGGAGAACTCTTCCTGGAACTGCACAATGGCACCTACACTACCCACGCCCAGGTCAGGGCCAGGCTACCAACCTAGTCAATACAGGGCCCCGATATGCATTGGGCtgtggggaagggtggggaggggcagggctagAGCTCAGTGGGCTCCTTCTCCAAGTAGAGGCTTGGAAAAGAGCTGGGTTAATCCTGAACACAGACAACGGGTGGGACAGAGCCTTTCCAGAGGAGGAGGGTTTGGGTGGGAGGTCACTTGAGGTAAGTTTTCTATGAGAGGCCTTGGGAGGCTGTCAAGGGTTCTGAGCAAGAGAGAGCTTTGGAAGGTGTCCTGGGTCACATCAGAACTTAAGGTGACCCTCCCTCCCTGGGCACAGCTCAAGAAGGGGAACAGAGAATGTGAGCAGATTCTTCATGACGTGGAGATGCTCAGCAGCCTGGCCCTAGCCCGAAGTGCCCAGTTCCTATACCCGGCAGCCCAGCTGGAGCACCTTTGGAGGTCAGTTAGGTACCCCTTCCTGCCGGTCACCTGACTTCTCACCCTGCCCATAGCCTGCCTCTCCCagccttccctgtctctctgcctttggtCCCTGTAGGCTCCTGCTCCTCAACCAGTTCCATGATGTGGTGACTGGAAGCTGCATTCAGCTGGTGGCAGAAGATGCCATGAACTACTATGAAGGTGAGGCAAACCTTTGTACCAGACCCTCTGCTCTCAGGGCCAAGCGGGGCGGACCCGCAGCTCACCCACGGCCAAACCCATCTCTCTTCAGACATCCGTTCTCAGGGCAACCCACTGCTCAGTGCTGCGGCCGCAGCCTTGTGTGCTGGGGAGCCAGGTCCCGAGGGCCTCCTCATTATCAACACGCTGCCCTGGAAGCGCACTGAAGTGTTGGCACTTCCCAAGCCTTGTGGGGCTCACAGCCTAGGTATGAGCTGACAGGGGAAAGCTGGTCCTGCAGCAGGAAAAACTAAGGCTAGACAGTATGGCAAGGATATTCCCCAGGGATCTTTACCTTGGGGTATCCCAATCTGGAG contains:
- the Man2c1 gene encoding alpha-mannosidase 2C1 isoform X3; the encoded protein is MTRRCSRTSALRRWWTCWFRVELVIPEVWVGQEVHLCWESDGESLVWRDGEPVQGLTKEGEKTSYVLSERLRASDPRSLTLYVEVACNGLLGAGKGSMIAAPDPEKMFQLSQAKLAVFHRDVHNLLVDLELLLGVAKGLGEDNQRSFQALHTANQMVNICDPARPETYPAAKALASKFFGQHGGESQHTIHAMGHCHIDTAWLWPFKETVRKCARSWSTAVKLMEQNTEFVFACSQAQQLEWVKSQYPGLHARLQEFACRGQFVPVGGTWVEMDGNLPSGEAMVRQFLQGQNFFLQEFGKMCSEFWLPDTFGYSAQLPQIMQGCGIKRFLTQKLSWNLVNSFPHHTFFWEGLDGSRVLVHFPPGDSYGMQGNVEEVLKTVTNNRDKGRTNHSGFLFGFGDGGGGPTQTMLDRLKRLSNTDGLPRVQLSSPDQLFTALERDSGQLCTWVGELFLELHNGTYTTHAQLKKGNRECEQILHDVEMLSSLALARSAQFLYPAAQLEHLWRLLLLNQFHDVVTGSCIQLVAEDAMNYYEDIRSQGNPLLSAAAAALCAGEPGPEGLLIINTLPWKRTEVLALPKPCGAHSLALVTVPSIGYAPAPTPTSLQPLLPQQPVFVMQETNGSVTLDNGIIRVRLDPTGCLTSLVLVASGREAIAEGALGNQFVLFDDVPLYWDAWDVMDYHLETRKPVVGQAGTLAVGTEGGLRGSAWFLLQISPNSRLSQEVVLDVGCPYVRFHTEVHWHEAHKFLKVEFPARIRSPQATYEIQFGHLQRPTHNNTSWDWARYEVWAHRWIDLSECDFGLALLNNCKYGASVRDNVLSLSLLRAPKAPDATADMGRHEFTYALMPHKGSFQEAGVIHAAYNLNFPLLALPAPGPAPDTTWSAFSVSSPAVVLETIKQAERCHQHRTLVLRLYEAHGSHVDCWLHTSLPVQEATLCDLLEQRDPTGHLSLQDNRLKLTFSPFQVRSLLLVLQSPPN
- the Man2c1 gene encoding alpha-mannosidase 2C1 isoform X1: MAAAPFLKHWRTTFERVEKFVSPIYFTDCNLRGRLFGDSCPVTLSSFLTPERLPYDKAVQQNFSPAQVGDSFGPTWWTCWFRVELVIPEVWVGQEVHLCWESDGESLVWRDGEPVQGLTKEGEKTSYVLSERLRASDPRSLTLYVEVACNGLLGAGKGSMIAAPDPEKMFQLSQAKLAVFHRDVHNLLVDLELLLGVAKGLGEDNQRSFQALHTANQMVNICDPARPETYPAAKALASKFFGQHGGESQHTIHAMGHCHIDTAWLWPFKETVRKCARSWSTAVKLMEQNTEFVFACSQAQQLEWVKSQYPGLHARLQEFACRGQFVPVGGTWVEMDGNLPSGEAMVRQFLQGQNFFLQEFGKMCSEFWLPDTFGYSAQLPQIMQGCGIKRFLTQKLSWNLVNSFPHHTFFWEGLDGSRVLVHFPPGDSYGMQGNVEEVLKTVTNNRDKGRTNHSGFLFGFGDGGGGPTQTMLDRLKRLSNTDGLPRVQLSSPDQLFTALERDSGQLCTWVGELFLELHNGTYTTHAQLKKGNRECEQILHDVEMLSSLALARSAQFLYPAAQLEHLWRLLLLNQFHDVVTGSCIQLVAEDAMNYYEDIRSQGNPLLSAAAAALCAGEPGPEGLLIINTLPWKRTEVLALPKPCGAHSLALVTVPSIGYAPAPTPTSLQPLLPQQPVFVMQETNGSVTLDNGIIRVRLDPTGCLTSLVLVASGREAIAEGALGNQFVLFDDVPLYWDAWDVMDYHLETRKPVVGQAGTLAVGTEGGLRGSAWFLLQISPNSRLSQEVVLDVGCPYVRFHTEVHWHEAHKFLKVEFPARIRSPQATYEIQFGHLQRPTHNNTSWDWARYEVWAHRWIDLSECDFGLALLNNCKYGASVRDNVLSLSLLRAPKAPDATADMGRHEFTYALMPHKGSFQEAGVIHAAYNLNFPLLALPAPGPAPDTTWSAFSVSSPAVVLETIKQAERCHQHRTLVLRLYEAHGSHVDCWLHTSLPVQEATLCDLLEQRDPTGHLSLQDNRLKLTFSPFQVRSLLLVLQSPPN
- the Man2c1 gene encoding alpha-mannosidase 2C1 isoform X4 codes for the protein MAAAPFLKHWRTTFERVEKFVSPIYFTDCNLRGRLFGDSCPVTLSSFLTPERLPYDKAVQQNFSPAQVGDSFGPTWWTCWFRVELVIPEVWVGQEVHLCWESDGESLVWRDGEPVQGLTKEGEKTSYVLSERLRASDPRSLTLYVEVACNGLLGAGKGSMIAAPDPEKMFQLSQAKLAVFHRDVHNLLVDLELLLGVAKGLGEDNQRSFQALHTANQMVNICDPARPETYPAAKALASKFFGQHGGESQHTIHAMGHCHIDTAWLWPFKETVRKCARSWSTAVKLMEQNTEFVFACSQAQQLEWVKSQYPGLHARLQEFACRGQFVPVGGTWVEMDGNLPSGEAMVRQFLQGQNFFLQEFGKMCSEFWLPDTFGYSAQLPQIMQGCGIKRFLTQKLSWNLVNSFPHHTFFWEGLDGSRVLVHFPPGDSYGMQGNVEEVLKTVTNNRDKGRTNHSGFLFGFGDGGGGPTQTMLDRLKRLSNTDGLPRVQLSSPDQLFTALERDSGQLCTWVGELFLELHNGTYTTHAQLKKGNRECEQILHDVEMLSSLALARSAQFLYPAAQLEHLWRLLLLNQFHDVVTGSCIQLVAEDAMNYYEDIRSQGNPLLSAAAAALCAGEPGPEGLLIINTLPWKRTEVLALPKPCGAHSLGLVPSPGDSAQYWLCSCSYPYFTAAPPTPAACVCDAGGKGREHYSLSSRTISSKTNGSVTLDNGIIRVRLDPTGCLTSLVLVASGREAIAEGALGNQFVLFDDVPLYWDAWDVMDYHLETRKPVVGQAGTLAVGTEGGLRGSAWFLLQISPNSRLSQEVVLDVGCPYVRFHTEVHWHEAHKFLKVEFPARIRSPQATYEIQFGHLQRPTHNNTSWDWARYEVWAHRWIDLSECDFGLALLNNCKYGASVRDNVLSLSLLRAPKAPDATADMGRHEFTYALMPHKGSFQEAGVIHAAYNLNFPLLALPAPGPAPDTTWSAFSVSSPAVVLETIKQAERCHQHRTLVLRLYEAHGSHVDCWLHTSLPVQEATLCDLLEQRDPTGHLSLQDNRLKLTFSPFQVRSLLLVLQSPPN